From the genome of Prevotella herbatica, one region includes:
- the fusA gene encoding elongation factor G, with translation MANRDLHLTRNIGIMAHIDAGKTTTSERILFYTGKTHKIGEVHDGAATMDWMAQEQERGITITSAATTCNWNYENNSYKINLIDTPGHVDFTAEVERSLRVLDGAVATYSAADGVQPQSETVWRQADKYNVPRIGYVNKMDRSGADFYETVRQMKTVLGANPCPIQIPIGAEENFKGVVDLITMKAILWHDETMGAEYDVEEIPAELVDEATEWHDKMIENAANFDDDVMELYLDGKEVPADKLIAAIRKGTISMELTPMLLGSSYKNKGVQPLLDYICAFLPSPLDTEAIIGTNPDTEEEEGRKPTEDAPTSALAFKIATDPFMGRLVFFRVYSGKIAAGSYVYNPRSGKRERISRLFQMNSKQEIPMESIDAGDIGAGVGFKDIRTGDTLCDEDHPIVLESMTFPDTVISVAVEPKSQADVAKMDTGLAKLAEEDPTFTVRTDEQSGQTIISGMGELHLDIIIDRLKREFKVECNQGKPQVNYKEAITRTAQSRETYKKQSGGRGKFACIDVTIGPKDEDYKEGDLQFVNAVKGGNVPKEFIPSVQKGFADCLSNGVLGGFPMTGLKVTLSDGSFHPVDSDQLSFELVAHQAFKVLCPKAGPVLMEPIMKVEVVTPEENMGDVIGDLNKRRGLVQGMEEARSGARIVKAMVPLAEMFGYVTALRTITSGRATSSMEYDHHSPVSTTIAKSVLEEVHGHSELL, from the coding sequence ATGGCAAATCGCGATTTACATTTAACTCGTAACATCGGTATTATGGCTCACATTGATGCGGGTAAGACAACAACGTCTGAACGTATCTTGTTTTACACTGGTAAAACTCATAAAATTGGTGAAGTTCATGATGGTGCGGCTACAATGGACTGGATGGCTCAGGAGCAGGAGCGTGGTATAACTATTACTTCTGCGGCTACCACTTGTAACTGGAATTACGAAAATAACTCATACAAGATTAACTTGATTGATACTCCGGGACACGTTGACTTTACCGCTGAGGTAGAACGTTCTCTTCGTGTACTTGATGGTGCTGTTGCTACATATTCTGCTGCTGATGGTGTTCAACCTCAGTCAGAGACTGTTTGGCGTCAGGCTGACAAATACAACGTTCCTCGTATCGGTTATGTTAATAAGATGGACCGTTCTGGTGCTGATTTCTATGAAACAGTTCGCCAGATGAAGACTGTTCTTGGTGCAAACCCTTGCCCAATTCAGATTCCTATCGGTGCTGAAGAGAACTTCAAAGGTGTTGTAGATCTTATCACCATGAAGGCTATTCTTTGGCATGACGAGACAATGGGTGCAGAGTATGATGTAGAAGAAATACCTGCAGAACTTGTTGACGAGGCTACCGAATGGCACGACAAGATGATAGAGAATGCAGCTAATTTTGATGATGATGTTATGGAACTTTACCTTGATGGTAAAGAAGTTCCTGCAGATAAGTTGATTGCTGCTATCCGTAAGGGCACCATCTCAATGGAGCTTACTCCTATGCTTCTTGGTTCTTCATATAAGAACAAGGGTGTACAGCCACTTCTTGATTATATTTGTGCATTTTTGCCTTCTCCACTTGACACAGAAGCTATTATCGGTACAAACCCTGATACAGAAGAAGAAGAGGGTCGTAAACCAACAGAGGATGCTCCAACATCAGCTCTTGCGTTTAAGATTGCTACCGATCCATTCATGGGACGTCTAGTTTTCTTCCGTGTATATTCAGGTAAAATTGCTGCAGGTTCATATGTATACAATCCTCGTTCTGGTAAGCGTGAGCGTATCAGTCGTTTGTTCCAGATGAACTCAAAGCAGGAAATTCCAATGGAGTCTATTGACGCTGGTGATATCGGCGCAGGTGTAGGTTTCAAGGATATTCGTACTGGTGATACTCTTTGCGATGAGGATCATCCTATAGTTCTTGAGTCAATGACATTCCCTGATACAGTTATCTCTGTTGCTGTTGAACCAAAGAGCCAGGCTGACGTTGCTAAGATGGATACTGGTCTTGCTAAACTTGCAGAAGAGGACCCAACATTTACTGTTCGTACTGATGAGCAGAGCGGTCAGACTATCATTTCTGGTATGGGTGAACTTCACCTTGATATCATTATTGACCGTCTTAAGCGTGAGTTCAAGGTTGAATGTAATCAGGGTAAGCCACAGGTTAATTATAAGGAAGCTATTACTCGCACAGCCCAAAGCCGTGAAACTTATAAGAAGCAGTCTGGTGGTCGTGGTAAGTTCGCTTGTATCGATGTTACTATTGGTCCTAAGGACGAGGATTATAAGGAAGGCGATTTGCAATTCGTTAATGCTGTAAAGGGAGGTAATGTTCCTAAGGAATTCATACCATCTGTACAGAAAGGATTTGCTGATTGTTTGTCTAATGGTGTTCTTGGTGGTTTCCCAATGACTGGTCTTAAGGTTACTCTTTCTGATGGTAGCTTCCACCCAGTTGACTCTGATCAGTTGTCTTTCGAACTAGTTGCTCATCAGGCATTCAAAGTTCTTTGCCCTAAGGCTGGTCCTGTTCTAATGGAACCAATTATGAAGGTAGAGGTTGTTACTCCTGAAGAGAACATGGGTGATGTTATTGGTGACTTGAATAAGCGTCGTGGTCTCGTTCAGGGTATGGAAGAGGCTCGTAGTGGTGCACGTATCGTTAAGGCTATGGTTCCATTGGCTGAAATGTTCGGTTATGTAACAGCTTTGCGTACTATCACTTCAGGTCGTGCTACTTCTTCAATGGAGTACGATCATCACTCACCTGTATCTACAACAATAGCTAAGTCTGTCCTTGAGGAAGTTCATGGACACTCAGAACTACTGTAA
- the rpsG gene encoding 30S ribosomal protein S7, translating to MRKAKPKKRVILPDPVYNDQKVSKFVNHLMYDGKKNTSYEIFYKALDTVKDKMAKEEKPALEIWKQALDNITPQVEVKSRRIGGATFQVPTEIRQDRKESISMKNLIQFARKRGGKSMAEKLAAEIMDAYNNQGGAFKRKEDMHRMAEANRAFAHFRF from the coding sequence ATGAGAAAAGCAAAACCAAAGAAACGTGTGATCCTTCCGGATCCAGTTTACAATGACCAAAAGGTCTCAAAGTTCGTTAATCATTTGATGTATGATGGTAAAAAGAATACATCTTATGAAATCTTTTACAAGGCTCTTGATACAGTAAAGGATAAGATGGCAAAAGAAGAGAAGCCAGCTCTTGAAATATGGAAGCAGGCTCTTGATAACATCACTCCTCAGGTTGAGGTAAAAAGCCGCCGTATTGGTGGTGCTACATTCCAGGTACCAACAGAAATACGCCAAGACCGTAAGGAAAGTATTTCAATGAAGAACCTAATCCAGTTTGCACGTAAGCGTGGTGGTAAGTCAATGGCTGAGAAATTGGCTGCTGAAATTATGGACGCTTATAACAATCAGGGTGGCGCATTTAAGCGTAAGGAAGATATGCACCGTATGGCTGAAGCTAACCGTGCATTCGCTCATTTCAGATTCTAA
- the rpsL gene encoding 30S ribosomal protein S12, translating into MPTISQLVRKGRKVIVDKSKSPALDNCPQRRGVCVRVYTTTPKKPNSAMRKVARVRLTNQKEVNSYIPGEGHNLQEHSIVLVRGGRVKDLPGVRYHIVRGTLDTAGVANRTQRRSKYGAKRPKAAKK; encoded by the coding sequence ATGCCTACTATTTCACAGTTAGTAAGAAAAGGCAGAAAGGTGATTGTTGACAAGAGCAAGTCACCGGCTTTGGACAACTGTCCTCAGCGCCGCGGTGTTTGTGTTCGTGTTTACACCACAACACCTAAGAAGCCTAATTCAGCAATGCGTAAGGTTGCACGTGTACGTTTGACAAACCAGAAGGAAGTAAACTCTTACATTCCAGGAGAAGGACACAACCTTCAGGAGCACTCAATCGTTCTTGTACGTGGTGGTCGTGTAAAGGACCTTCCTGGTGTACGTTATCACATCGTTCGTGGTACTCTTGATACTGCAGGTGTTGCTAATCGTACTCAGCGTCGTTCTAAGTATGGTGCTAAGCGTCCAAAGGCAGCTAAGAAGTAA
- a CDS encoding DUF3467 domain-containing protein: MEDNKNQNQGLQIELKPEIAKGVYANLALITHSSSDFILDFASILPGLPKPEINSRVIMAPEHAKRLLQALQENVYKYEQQFGKIVIPEQQSGIIAPFDLPKKES; this comes from the coding sequence ATGGAAGATAATAAAAATCAGAATCAAGGACTACAAATCGAATTAAAACCAGAAATAGCAAAGGGTGTTTATGCTAATTTAGCGCTTATAACACATTCAAGCTCAGACTTTATTCTTGACTTTGCTAGTATATTGCCGGGACTCCCTAAACCAGAGATAAACTCTCGTGTAATAATGGCTCCGGAGCATGCTAAGCGTTTGCTTCAGGCCTTGCAGGAAAATGTGTATAAGTATGAGCAGCAATTTGGTAAAATTGTTATACCAGAACAACAATCAGGTATTATAGCTCCCTTTGATTTACCTAAAAAAGAGTCATAG
- the rpoC gene encoding DNA-directed RNA polymerase subunit beta', whose amino-acid sequence MAFKKDTKVKNNFTKITIGLASPEEILENSYGEVTKPETINYRTYKPERDGLFCERIFGPTRDYECACGKYKRIRYKGIVCDRCGVEVTEKKVRRERSGHIELVVPVAHIWYFRSLPNKIGYLLGLPTKKLDAVVYYEKYIVIKAGAMEGRKDADGLELNGSHKMDLLSEDEYLDILDNKIDPNNDYLDDSDPNKFIAKMGAEAIYDLLVNIDLDGLSYELRDRANNDGSQQRKTEALKRLQVVEAFRASRDFNKPEWMIMKIIPVTPPELRPLVPLDGGRFATSDLNDLYRRVIIRNNRLKRLMEIKAPEVILRNEKRMLQEAVDSLFDNSRKSSAVKSESNRPLKSLSDSLKGKQGRFRQNLLGKRVDYSARSVIVVGPELKMGECGLPKLMAAELYKPFIIRKLIERGIVKTVKSAKKIVDRREPVIWDILENVMKGHPVMLNRAPTLHRLGIQAFQPKLIEGKAIQLHPLACTAFNADFDGDQMAVHLPLSNEAVLEAQILMLQSHNILNPANGAPITVPSQDMVLGLYYITKIRPGAKGEGLNFYGSEEAMIANNEGRCELHARVKCIVDDVVDGKPVRHMVETSVGRVIVNQIIPDEVGFFNDIISKKTLRGIISDVIKAVGMARACSFLDGIKNLGYRMSYVAGLSFNLDDIIIPEEKADIVGKGQEEVDQIKANYEMGFITDTERYNQVIDAWTHVNNDLGNVLMKEMTEADQGFNAVYMMLDSGARGSKDQIKQLSGMRGLMAKPQKAGAEGQQIIENPILSNFKEGMSVLEYFISSHGARKGLADTAMKTADAGYLTRRLVDVSHDVIITEEDCGTLRGLECRALKNGDEIISTLYERILGRVSVHDIVLPTTGEIIVHAGEEINEAKAKIIDESPIEMVEIRSVLTCESKHGVCMKCYGRNLATARMVQLGEAVGVIAAQAIGEPGTQLTLRTFHAGGVAGNAAANASIVAKNDCKVEFDEIRTVPFKNEDDKDCKMVVSRLAEIRFIDPNTNIVLSTLNVPYGSSLYFGQGDLVKKGDLIAKWDPFNAVIVTEYAGTLRFNDVIEGITFHAETDDTTGLTEKIITDSKDRSKVPTCDILDAAGNVVGTYNFPVGGHVVIEDGATVNTGETIVKIPRAVGGAGDITGGLPRVTELFEARNPSNPAVVSEIDGEVTMGKVKRGNREIIVTSKTGDQKKYLVSLSKQILVQEHDAVRAGTPLSDGVTTPGDILAIKGPTSVQEYIVNEVQDVYRLQGVKINDKHFEIIVRQMMRKVRIDDPGDTTFLEQELVDKLDFAEENDRIWGKKVITDAGDSDIMKPGQIVTARKLRDENSSLKRRDLKLVQVRDAVPATSTQILQGITRAALATKSFMSAASFQETTKVLNEAAIRGKQDKLEGMKENVICGHLIPAGTGLRQWDKLVVGSKEEYERMQANRKNVLDFAEHGVVTE is encoded by the coding sequence ATGGCTTTTAAGAAAGATACAAAAGTTAAAAATAATTTTACGAAGATTACTATAGGTCTTGCCTCTCCTGAGGAGATCTTGGAAAATTCGTATGGCGAGGTTACAAAACCTGAAACCATTAATTATCGCACATATAAGCCTGAACGTGACGGTCTATTCTGTGAGCGTATTTTTGGTCCTACCCGTGATTATGAATGTGCCTGCGGTAAGTACAAGCGTATTCGTTATAAAGGTATCGTATGTGATCGATGTGGTGTAGAGGTAACTGAGAAAAAGGTTCGTCGTGAACGTTCGGGACATATTGAACTCGTTGTCCCAGTTGCTCATATCTGGTATTTCCGTTCTTTACCTAACAAAATAGGTTATCTGTTGGGACTTCCAACAAAGAAACTTGATGCTGTGGTATACTACGAAAAGTATATCGTTATCAAGGCTGGTGCCATGGAGGGAAGGAAGGATGCTGATGGTTTGGAACTTAACGGTTCTCACAAGATGGACCTCCTTTCTGAGGATGAATATCTTGATATCCTTGACAATAAAATAGATCCTAACAATGACTATCTTGATGATAGCGACCCTAATAAGTTTATCGCTAAAATGGGTGCTGAAGCAATTTATGATTTGCTAGTTAATATAGATCTTGACGGTTTGAGCTATGAATTACGTGACCGTGCTAACAATGATGGTAGCCAGCAGCGTAAGACAGAGGCTTTGAAGCGTCTACAGGTTGTTGAGGCATTCCGTGCATCAAGGGATTTCAATAAACCAGAGTGGATGATAATGAAGATTATCCCAGTAACTCCTCCTGAGTTGCGTCCACTTGTACCACTTGATGGTGGTAGATTTGCTACATCTGACCTTAACGACTTATATCGTCGTGTCATTATACGTAACAATCGTCTTAAGAGACTTATGGAAATTAAGGCTCCTGAGGTTATCTTGCGTAATGAGAAACGTATGCTTCAGGAAGCTGTCGATTCTTTGTTTGACAATTCACGTAAGTCTTCAGCTGTTAAGAGTGAAAGCAATCGTCCTTTGAAGTCACTTTCTGATTCACTGAAAGGTAAACAGGGACGTTTCCGTCAGAACTTACTTGGTAAGCGTGTTGACTATTCTGCACGTTCTGTAATCGTTGTAGGTCCTGAATTGAAAATGGGCGAGTGCGGTCTTCCAAAATTAATGGCAGCCGAACTATATAAGCCATTTATTATACGTAAGCTTATTGAGCGTGGTATAGTAAAGACTGTAAAGAGTGCAAAGAAGATTGTTGATCGTCGTGAACCAGTTATTTGGGATATCCTTGAAAATGTAATGAAGGGACACCCTGTAATGCTTAACCGTGCGCCGACACTTCACCGTCTTGGTATTCAGGCTTTCCAGCCAAAACTTATTGAAGGTAAAGCTATCCAGCTTCATCCACTTGCATGTACTGCTTTCAACGCTGACTTTGATGGTGACCAGATGGCTGTCCATCTTCCATTAAGTAATGAGGCTGTACTGGAGGCACAGATTCTTATGCTGCAAAGCCATAATATTCTGAACCCAGCAAATGGTGCCCCTATCACAGTACCTTCACAGGATATGGTGCTTGGTTTGTATTACATTACAAAGATACGTCCAGGTGCTAAGGGAGAGGGACTTAATTTCTACGGATCAGAAGAGGCTATGATTGCCAATAACGAGGGACGTTGTGAACTGCATGCACGTGTTAAGTGTATAGTTGATGATGTCGTTGATGGCAAACCAGTTCGTCATATGGTTGAAACATCTGTTGGACGTGTTATCGTAAATCAGATTATTCCTGATGAAGTAGGTTTCTTTAATGATATTATTTCAAAGAAAACACTTCGTGGCATCATTTCTGATGTTATCAAGGCTGTTGGTATGGCTCGTGCTTGTTCTTTCCTTGATGGAATCAAGAACTTGGGTTACCGTATGTCTTATGTTGCTGGTCTTTCATTTAACTTGGATGATATTATCATACCAGAGGAGAAGGCTGACATTGTAGGTAAGGGTCAGGAAGAGGTCGATCAGATAAAGGCAAACTATGAAATGGGTTTCATCACTGATACTGAGCGTTATAATCAGGTAATTGATGCATGGACTCACGTAAATAATGACCTTGGTAATGTCTTGATGAAAGAGATGACTGAGGCTGATCAGGGATTCAATGCTGTATACATGATGCTTGATTCTGGAGCCCGTGGTTCTAAAGACCAGATTAAGCAGCTTTCAGGTATGCGTGGTCTTATGGCAAAGCCTCAAAAGGCTGGTGCTGAAGGACAGCAGATTATTGAAAACCCAATTCTTTCTAACTTCAAGGAAGGTATGTCTGTGTTGGAGTACTTCATCTCTTCACATGGTGCTCGTAAGGGTCTTGCTGATACCGCTATGAAGACTGCCGATGCTGGATATCTGACTCGTCGTCTTGTTGACGTCTCTCATGATGTTATTATCACAGAGGAAGATTGTGGTACACTTCGTGGTCTTGAATGTCGTGCCCTAAAGAATGGTGACGAAATAATTTCTACATTGTATGAACGTATTCTTGGACGTGTTTCTGTTCATGATATTGTTCTTCCTACAACTGGTGAGATTATAGTTCATGCTGGTGAGGAAATCAATGAGGCTAAAGCTAAAATAATTGACGAGTCTCCAATTGAAATGGTTGAAATCCGTTCAGTTCTTACTTGTGAAAGCAAGCATGGTGTATGTATGAAGTGTTACGGACGTAACCTTGCTACTGCAAGAATGGTTCAGTTAGGTGAGGCTGTCGGCGTTATCGCTGCTCAGGCTATCGGTGAACCTGGTACACAGCTTACACTTCGTACTTTCCACGCTGGTGGTGTTGCTGGTAACGCAGCAGCAAATGCAAGTATTGTGGCAAAGAATGATTGTAAAGTAGAATTTGATGAAATTCGTACTGTTCCATTCAAGAACGAGGACGATAAGGATTGCAAAATGGTTGTAAGCCGTCTTGCTGAAATTCGTTTCATCGATCCAAATACAAATATAGTACTTAGTACTCTTAATGTTCCTTACGGTTCTTCACTTTATTTCGGTCAGGGTGACTTGGTAAAGAAGGGTGATCTAATTGCAAAATGGGATCCATTTAATGCCGTCATCGTTACTGAGTATGCAGGTACGTTGAGATTCAATGACGTCATCGAAGGTATAACCTTCCATGCTGAAACCGACGATACAACCGGTTTGACAGAAAAGATTATTACAGATTCTAAGGACCGTTCAAAGGTTCCTACATGTGATATTCTTGATGCTGCTGGTAATGTTGTTGGAACATATAACTTCCCTGTTGGTGGTCACGTTGTTATTGAAGATGGTGCAACAGTTAATACTGGTGAGACTATCGTTAAGATTCCACGTGCAGTAGGTGGTGCTGGTGATATCACTGGTGGTCTGCCTCGTGTAACAGAGTTGTTCGAGGCTCGTAATCCTTCTAACCCAGCTGTCGTTTCTGAAATTGATGGTGAAGTAACAATGGGTAAGGTTAAGAGAGGTAACCGCGAGATTATCGTAACTTCAAAGACTGGTGATCAAAAGAAATATCTAGTATCATTGTCTAAGCAGATTCTTGTTCAGGAACATGATGCTGTTCGTGCTGGCACACCTCTTTCTGATGGTGTTACCACTCCTGGTGATATCCTTGCAATTAAGGGTCCTACTTCAGTGCAGGAATATATCGTGAATGAGGTTCAGGACGTTTATCGTCTACAAGGTGTTAAGATTAATGATAAGCACTTTGAAATTATCGTTCGCCAGATGATGCGTAAGGTTCGTATAGATGATCCAGGTGACACAACATTCTTGGAGCAGGAATTGGTTGATAAATTGGATTTCGCAGAAGAGAATGATCGTATTTGGGGTAAGAAAGTTATCACAGATGCTGGTGATTCTGATATTATGAAACCAGGTCAGATTGTTACTGCACGTAAGTTGCGTGACGAGAACTCTTCTCTGAAACGCCGCGATCTCAAACTCGTTCAGGTGCGTGATGCTGTTCCTGCAACATCTACTCAGATTCTGCAGGGTATTACTCGTGCCGCTCTTGCTACTAAGAGCTTTATGAGTGCTGCTTCTTTCCAGGAAACAACTAAGGTTCTTAATGAGGCTGCAATTCGTGGTAAGCAGGATAAGCTTGAAGGTATGAAAGAAAATGTTATTTGTGGACATTTAATACCAGCAGGTACTGGACTTCGCCAATGGGATAAACTTGTTGTCGGTTCAAAAGAAGAGTATGAGCGTATGCAAGCTAATCGTAAAAATGTTCTTGACTTCGCTGAACACGGAGTTGTTACAGAATAA